One region of Salinirubrum litoreum genomic DNA includes:
- a CDS encoding DUF4234 domain-containing protein, protein MSADALEERSVAKVIVLSFVTFGLYVPYWFHQVNKQLKSHLDANFDPTIRLVGFFVPVVNLIVLWKQSQLVAEFDSDRGAGVTFLAWLFFFPLAQGLIQGSINEQA, encoded by the coding sequence ATGTCAGCCGACGCTCTCGAAGAGCGAAGTGTCGCAAAGGTGATCGTGTTGTCGTTCGTCACGTTCGGTCTCTACGTGCCGTACTGGTTCCACCAGGTGAACAAACAGCTCAAATCGCATCTCGACGCGAACTTCGACCCGACGATCAGGCTCGTCGGGTTCTTCGTGCCCGTGGTCAACCTCATCGTGCTGTGGAAGCAGTCACAACTCGTCGCGGAGTTCGACAGCGACAGAGGCGCGGGCGTCACGTTCCTCGCGTGGCTGTTCTTCTTCCCGCTCGCACAGGGACTGATCCAGGGGTCGATCAACGAGCAGGCCTGA
- a CDS encoding SelT/SelW/SelH family protein, with protein sequence MTDIEIEYCVPCGFLNRAEDIQHALLSQFGGDLDSVALVTGDHGVLRVDADGETVWDKADDEYDVDEIVRRVRQHV encoded by the coding sequence ATGACCGACATCGAGATCGAGTACTGCGTGCCGTGTGGCTTTCTCAACCGAGCCGAGGATATCCAACACGCCCTGCTGTCGCAGTTCGGCGGCGATCTGGACAGCGTGGCGCTCGTGACCGGCGACCACGGCGTCCTCCGGGTTGACGCGGACGGGGAGACGGTGTGGGACAAGGCCGACGACGAGTACGACGTCGACGAGATCGTCCGCCGGGTTCGCCAGCACGTCTGA
- a CDS encoding ThuA domain-containing protein, giving the protein MTTVTVWNEYRHERDDPAVAEVYPDGIHAAVAEGLEAAGFDTRTATLDDPEHGLTEGVLADTDVLTWWGHRAHDEVADHVVERVTDRVLDGMGLLVLHSGHYSKPFQQLMGTSCALKWRESGERERLWTVEPGHPIAAGLPESFVVPEAEMYGERFDVPQPESLVFTSWFEGGEVFRSGCCYTRGAGRIFYFRPGHETYPIYYQDEIRQVLANAVRWANREGVEGARPTPTYANTDPVE; this is encoded by the coding sequence ATGACGACCGTCACCGTCTGGAACGAGTACCGCCACGAACGCGACGACCCGGCAGTCGCCGAGGTCTACCCCGACGGCATCCACGCGGCCGTCGCCGAGGGACTGGAGGCGGCAGGCTTCGACACGCGCACGGCGACGCTCGACGACCCCGAACACGGATTGACCGAGGGTGTGCTCGCCGACACCGACGTACTCACGTGGTGGGGCCACCGCGCCCACGACGAGGTGGCCGACCACGTCGTGGAGCGTGTCACCGACCGCGTGCTGGACGGGATGGGTCTGCTCGTCCTCCACTCGGGCCACTACTCCAAGCCCTTCCAGCAACTGATGGGCACCTCCTGTGCGCTGAAGTGGCGCGAGTCGGGCGAACGGGAGCGTCTGTGGACCGTCGAACCCGGCCACCCCATCGCGGCGGGCCTGCCGGAGTCGTTCGTCGTCCCCGAAGCCGAGATGTACGGCGAGCGGTTCGACGTGCCACAACCGGAGTCGCTGGTCTTCACCTCGTGGTTCGAGGGCGGGGAGGTGTTCCGGTCCGGTTGTTGCTACACGCGTGGCGCGGGCCGGATCTTCTACTTCCGACCGGGCCACGAGACGTACCCGATCTACTACCAGGACGAGATCCGGCAGGTGCTGGCGAACGCGGTTCGGTGGGCGAACCGCGAGGGCGTCGAGGGAGCGCGACCGACGCCGACGTACGCGAACACCGACCCGGTGGAGTAG
- a CDS encoding enoyl-CoA hydratase/isomerase family protein translates to MADSDEQSTDAGDDATEPPATEEYGDGAVLLDRDPDAGVVTLTLNRPDMRNALTADVAAGLIDALDDLEGGDTRCVVVRGAGGAFCAGGDVNAMMELQSGDWSLDDAVRHVTQNTGRSVQRLAECEFPTVALLDGPAFGAGANLAIACDLQLMSRDAKMAFGFRRVGLAVDSGTSYLLPRIVGDNVAKELVFTGESVEPDRAKELGLVNHVYDAESFDAEAREVIDRIAEGPTAALRTSKRLLREGPESSLEAAVANEAFAQAAMFETDDHTEGVYAFMEKRSPEFSGE, encoded by the coding sequence ATGGCGGACTCCGACGAGCAGTCCACAGACGCCGGCGACGACGCGACCGAGCCACCGGCGACCGAGGAGTACGGCGACGGCGCGGTCCTGCTGGACCGCGACCCCGACGCCGGCGTCGTCACGCTCACGCTCAACCGCCCGGACATGCGCAACGCGCTGACCGCCGACGTGGCAGCGGGCCTGATCGACGCCCTCGACGACCTGGAGGGCGGCGACACCAGGTGCGTCGTCGTTCGCGGTGCGGGCGGGGCGTTCTGTGCCGGCGGCGACGTGAACGCGATGATGGAACTCCAGTCGGGCGACTGGTCGCTGGACGACGCGGTCCGGCACGTCACGCAGAACACGGGTCGGTCGGTCCAGCGCCTCGCGGAGTGTGAGTTCCCGACCGTCGCCCTGTTGGACGGGCCAGCGTTCGGCGCGGGTGCGAACCTCGCCATCGCCTGTGACCTCCAACTCATGAGCCGCGACGCGAAGATGGCGTTCGGCTTCCGGCGGGTCGGCCTCGCGGTCGACTCCGGGACGAGCTATCTCCTGCCTCGGATCGTCGGCGACAACGTGGCGAAGGAACTCGTCTTCACCGGCGAGTCGGTCGAACCGGATCGTGCGAAGGAACTGGGTCTCGTCAACCACGTCTACGACGCCGAGTCGTTCGACGCGGAGGCCCGCGAGGTGATCGACCGCATCGCCGAGGGACCGACGGCCGCGCTCCGCACATCGAAGCGACTCCTCCGGGAGGGGCCGGAGTCGTCGCTCGAGGCGGCGGTCGCAAACGAGGCGTTCGCACAGGCGGCGATGTTCGAGACGGACGACCACACCGAGGGTGTCTACGCGTTCATGGAGAAACGGTCGCCGGAGTTCTCTGGCGAGTAG
- a CDS encoding long-chain-fatty-acid--CoA ligase: MTNLVTHVGGTADEHPAETAVAYDGHEFTYRELWGQIGAFASGLADHGIGEGDRVGVYLPNLPQFVVAFHGTLRAGGVVVPMNPQYKAREITHLLTDSEASVVVTIPDLAPVVEAVREDTAVEEVVTVGAAAETSTAFSEFVGDPDFETVARADDDVAVQPYTSGTTGQPKGVRLTHDNLASNAEMSASIIPDGVRTDDKQLGVLPLFHIYGMTVVMNATLFSGGAYYPLPTWDAEQAMGLVESENLTLMHGVPAMYNDVINQPDAESFDLSSLRLCGVGGSGIPVEVLRRFEELYDVNIYEGYGLTETSPVTHFNSPEKGRRVGSIGKPLPGVHSLVVDDDFAEIPPVDRGPLAEDDAELDDVVGEIVVSGPNVMQGYHERPEANAEVFTERDGRRWFHTGDLGYHDEDGYYYVVDREKHMIVTGGYNVYPREVEELLFEHEAIADAAVVGIPDDRRGETVKAFVVPVPGADVTADEIREFCLANLAEYKHPREVAFVDELPRTTTGKVQKFELRAREEGDD, from the coding sequence ATGACAAATCTTGTCACACACGTCGGCGGGACGGCCGACGAGCACCCGGCCGAGACGGCGGTCGCCTACGACGGCCACGAGTTCACCTACCGAGAGCTGTGGGGCCAGATCGGCGCGTTCGCGTCCGGACTGGCCGACCACGGCATCGGCGAGGGGGACCGTGTCGGCGTCTACCTGCCGAACCTCCCGCAGTTCGTCGTCGCGTTCCACGGGACCCTGCGAGCGGGTGGGGTCGTCGTCCCGATGAACCCGCAGTACAAGGCTCGTGAGATCACCCACCTGCTGACCGACAGCGAGGCGTCGGTCGTCGTCACCATCCCGGACCTCGCGCCGGTCGTCGAGGCAGTCCGCGAGGACACCGCAGTCGAGGAGGTCGTGACGGTCGGCGCGGCCGCCGAGACGAGCACCGCGTTCTCCGAGTTCGTCGGCGACCCCGACTTCGAGACGGTCGCTCGGGCGGACGACGACGTGGCGGTTCAGCCGTACACCTCCGGGACCACCGGGCAACCGAAGGGCGTCCGCCTGACCCACGACAACCTCGCGTCGAACGCCGAGATGTCGGCGTCGATCATCCCCGACGGCGTCAGGACCGACGACAAGCAACTCGGCGTGCTCCCCCTCTTTCACATCTACGGGATGACGGTCGTGATGAACGCGACCCTCTTCTCCGGCGGGGCGTACTACCCCCTCCCGACGTGGGACGCCGAGCAGGCGATGGGACTCGTCGAGTCCGAGAACCTGACGCTGATGCACGGCGTGCCCGCGATGTACAACGACGTGATCAACCAACCCGACGCAGAGTCGTTCGATCTCTCGTCACTCCGGCTCTGTGGTGTCGGTGGCTCCGGCATCCCCGTCGAGGTACTCCGGCGGTTCGAGGAGTTGTACGACGTGAACATCTACGAAGGGTACGGACTCACCGAGACCAGTCCCGTCACGCACTTCAACAGCCCCGAGAAGGGTCGCCGGGTCGGCAGTATCGGCAAGCCACTGCCCGGCGTCCACTCGCTGGTCGTGGACGACGACTTCGCGGAGATTCCGCCGGTCGACCGCGGCCCACTCGCCGAGGACGACGCCGAACTGGACGACGTGGTCGGCGAGATCGTCGTCAGCGGGCCGAACGTGATGCAGGGCTACCACGAGCGCCCGGAGGCGAACGCCGAGGTGTTCACCGAACGGGACGGCCGCCGCTGGTTCCACACCGGTGACCTCGGCTATCACGACGAAGACGGCTACTACTACGTCGTGGACCGCGAGAAACACATGATCGTCACCGGCGGGTACAACGTCTACCCGCGCGAGGTCGAGGAACTCCTCTTCGAACACGAGGCGATCGCCGACGCCGCAGTCGTCGGGATTCCGGACGACCGACGCGGCGAGACCGTCAAGGCCTTCGTGGTGCCGGTGCCGGGTGCGGACGTGACAGCCGACGAGATCAGAGAGTTCTGTCTGGCGAACCTCGCCGAGTACAAACACCCCCGCGAGGTCGCGTTCGTCGACGAACTCCCGCGGACGACGACCGGGAAGGTCCAGAAGTTCGAGTTGCGGGCCCGCGAGGAGGGCGACGACTGA
- a CDS encoding lipoate--protein ligase family protein, whose translation MRVLRGRVPDRDADRERTAAMLTRTAETGESAIRVWTPARVVAFGRRDARAEGYDRARDAAEARGFPTVERSVGGRAVAYTGTTVAFAHAVPVDGRDGIDARYDAATETVLDALRGLGVDARPGEPPASFCPGAHSIQSDGKLVGIAQRVRQDAALVSGIVVVADEAEIAAVLTPVYEALDVAFDPASVGSVAGAGGPADPVRVARVVESAFVGDRDHEVLEVA comes from the coding sequence ATGCGAGTCCTCCGGGGGCGAGTGCCCGACCGCGACGCGGACCGGGAGCGGACCGCCGCGATGCTGACCCGGACGGCCGAGACCGGCGAGTCCGCGATCCGGGTCTGGACGCCGGCCCGGGTGGTCGCGTTCGGTCGCCGGGACGCCCGCGCCGAGGGGTACGACCGCGCCCGCGACGCGGCCGAAGCACGGGGGTTCCCGACGGTCGAGCGGAGCGTCGGCGGTCGGGCGGTGGCGTACACGGGGACGACGGTCGCGTTCGCCCACGCGGTCCCGGTCGACGGCCGGGACGGGATCGACGCCCGGTACGACGCCGCGACAGAGACGGTGCTGGATGCCTTGCGTGGACTGGGTGTCGACGCCCGACCCGGCGAACCGCCGGCCTCCTTCTGCCCGGGTGCCCACTCGATCCAGTCCGACGGGAAACTGGTCGGCATCGCCCAGCGCGTCCGTCAGGACGCCGCGCTGGTCTCCGGCATCGTGGTCGTCGCCGACGAGGCGGAGATCGCGGCCGTGTTGACGCCGGTGTACGAGGCGCTGGACGTCGCCTTCGACCCGGCGTCGGTCGGCAGCGTCGCGGGTGCCGGCGGGCCTGCCGATCCGGTGCGCGTGGCGCGGGTCGTCGAGTCGGCGTTCGTGGGTGACCGCGACCACGAGGTACTCGAAGTGGCGTGA
- a CDS encoding aldo/keto reductase, whose protein sequence is MDYRQLGATGTRVSELCFGTWRFGKRHGDVVETDREEAHELLDAFVERGGNFIDSANVYGDPNGTCERYIGEWLEDYDREQFVLTSKVYFPFDDSHPNGRGLSRTHIRNQIEGTLDRLGTDYLDLYYIHRWDEHTPIEETLQTLNGLVEEGKVNYLGASSMAAWQLTKALWKSEIHDYARFDVTQPLFHAGYYEDVKDYLDVCADQDVAVCPYSPLAGGFLTGKYERADPDDPTVVEAPDGSRGSLDEVFADYYLSERGWHVLDAIRAVADEVDATPAQVSLRWLMDQSEFTCVPIIGARTVEQLDENLAACDVSLSDEQHDRITDARYAESGRRYGH, encoded by the coding sequence ATGGACTACCGACAACTCGGCGCGACCGGCACGCGCGTCTCCGAACTCTGCTTCGGGACGTGGCGCTTCGGCAAACGACACGGCGACGTCGTCGAAACCGACCGCGAGGAAGCCCACGAACTGCTCGACGCCTTCGTGGAGCGCGGCGGCAACTTCATCGACAGCGCGAACGTCTACGGCGACCCGAACGGGACCTGCGAGCGCTACATCGGCGAGTGGCTGGAGGACTACGACCGCGAGCAGTTCGTCCTCACCTCGAAGGTGTACTTCCCCTTCGACGACTCACACCCGAACGGCCGGGGGCTCTCCCGGACGCACATCCGGAACCAGATCGAGGGGACACTCGACCGCCTCGGGACGGACTACCTCGACCTCTACTACATCCACCGCTGGGACGAGCACACGCCCATCGAGGAGACGCTCCAGACGCTGAACGGTCTCGTCGAGGAGGGCAAGGTCAACTACCTCGGCGCGTCCTCGATGGCCGCGTGGCAACTGACGAAGGCGCTGTGGAAGTCCGAGATCCACGACTACGCCCGGTTCGACGTGACCCAACCCCTCTTTCACGCGGGCTACTACGAGGACGTGAAGGACTACCTCGACGTGTGCGCCGATCAGGACGTCGCGGTCTGTCCGTACTCGCCGCTGGCGGGCGGGTTCCTCACCGGGAAGTACGAACGCGCCGACCCCGACGACCCGACGGTCGTGGAGGCACCCGACGGCTCACGCGGGAGTCTGGACGAGGTGTTCGCGGACTACTACCTCTCGGAGCGCGGCTGGCACGTGCTGGACGCGATCCGGGCGGTCGCCGACGAGGTGGACGCCACGCCCGCGCAGGTCTCGCTGCGCTGGCTGATGGACCAGTCCGAGTTCACCTGCGTCCCGATCATCGGTGCCAGAACCGTCGAGCAGTTAGACGAGAACCTCGCGGCCTGTGACGTGTCGCTCTCCGACGAACAACACGACCGGATCACCGACGCGCGCTACGCCGAGTCCGGCCGGCGCTACGGGCACTGA
- a CDS encoding glycosyltransferase family 2 protein, with product MTDDPGVSVVLATLGHDLADVERAIQSVDAQTTDAELELILVDGSEDRVTQTFADREWSRIDRVVVVEDPATGLSAARNLGFEAATCEFVALHDDDDVWYPEKLERQLALFDDPDVGLVACGVRRIDTDGTVVSSYRARNVTGDTEAILRGARVGPSPTLVVRRSLFTDAGVRFDEEMPCYEDRDWFIRLSQHCEFDAVPEPLVDKGMQGEHLSSNADLALRAYPRFLAKYDSLAASFGTASALEFRSSVYMLGVSGSCNAGEYRTANRLAWQALRANPRNTTAAFYFLATLGGGPTVTLARALKRTVVDMSEAYRSRSDTPTSRPGLGEDRSRQSNS from the coding sequence ATGACCGACGATCCGGGTGTATCGGTCGTGCTCGCCACGCTGGGCCACGACCTCGCCGACGTAGAGCGTGCGATTCAGAGCGTCGACGCACAGACGACCGACGCGGAGCTCGAACTGATCCTCGTCGACGGCTCCGAGGACCGTGTGACACAGACGTTCGCCGACCGCGAGTGGAGCAGGATCGACCGCGTCGTGGTCGTCGAGGACCCGGCGACAGGGCTGTCTGCGGCGCGGAACCTCGGCTTCGAGGCCGCCACCTGCGAGTTCGTCGCACTCCACGACGACGACGACGTCTGGTATCCCGAGAAACTCGAACGCCAACTGGCGCTGTTCGACGACCCAGACGTGGGGCTGGTTGCCTGCGGTGTCCGGCGAATCGACACCGACGGCACCGTGGTCTCCTCGTATCGCGCCCGGAACGTCACGGGAGACACCGAAGCGATTCTGCGGGGCGCTCGCGTCGGCCCGAGTCCGACACTGGTGGTTCGGCGGAGCCTGTTTACGGACGCCGGTGTGCGGTTCGACGAGGAGATGCCCTGCTACGAGGACCGCGACTGGTTCATCAGACTCTCACAGCACTGTGAGTTCGACGCGGTGCCGGAACCGCTGGTCGACAAGGGGATGCAGGGTGAGCATCTCTCGAGCAACGCCGACCTCGCACTCCGTGCGTACCCCCGGTTTCTGGCGAAGTACGACTCGCTGGCGGCGTCCTTCGGGACCGCCAGCGCGCTGGAGTTCCGCAGTTCGGTGTACATGCTCGGCGTGAGTGGGTCCTGTAACGCGGGGGAGTACCGGACCGCGAACCGTCTCGCGTGGCAGGCGCTCCGTGCGAACCCGCGCAACACGACGGCGGCGTTCTACTTCCTCGCGACTCTCGGCGGCGGTCCGACGGTCACGCTGGCGAGAGCTCTCAAGCGGACCGTCGTCGACATGTCGGAGGCGTACCGGTCCCGGAGTGACACCCCGACCAGTCGGCCGGGTCTCGGCGAGGATCGGTCTCGACAAAGCAACTCTTAA
- a CDS encoding choice-of-anchor L domain-containing protein has translation MTRNTNRRRFLKGCALGVGLAGLGSATASAQQASLTPDDFLNAIARQDFIDAVQSVSFESDPSLDQYAVLADPAQGFPIDGDDYGVLSSGVAADIFGEATDFSSFGYGTPAEQYPGGGLQAFDVAEVTIEFTVPPGVTGVNFDYRYATEEIPSFVGSEFQDFFTATLAGPDDYEELITVLPDGTDLTVDNVVDYANVPGGSSESPTPPFPDPDDTKFNSVTQLFAAQNAESFADMGLTGETLTLELRLGDGSDSIYDTAAFVDNLTFGAPSGEEPGSEIEVVVPYQVDFVEGPPNQQLGEDDDDFYGRQNRLIQYAHGNKDGVTKRDTYINSLDESVRECVSYDPIQVNGDTARVDFTVADGCELELSLVSYTLPNEEFSFETADEQELAGSTTDTFGPGDWTIQVPLPTETQEVDDAESLAAGPFESI, from the coding sequence GTGACCCGGAATACAAATCGTAGGCGGTTCCTGAAAGGCTGTGCTCTCGGCGTGGGACTCGCCGGTCTCGGTTCCGCGACCGCGTCGGCACAGCAGGCGTCTCTCACGCCCGACGACTTCCTGAACGCGATCGCACGACAGGACTTCATCGACGCGGTCCAGTCGGTCTCCTTCGAGTCCGACCCCTCGCTCGACCAGTACGCCGTCCTCGCTGATCCAGCACAGGGGTTCCCGATCGACGGCGACGACTACGGTGTGTTGAGTAGCGGGGTGGCGGCCGACATCTTCGGCGAGGCGACCGACTTCAGTAGCTTCGGCTACGGAACACCAGCCGAACAGTACCCCGGCGGTGGCCTGCAGGCGTTCGACGTGGCCGAGGTGACGATCGAGTTCACCGTCCCGCCGGGCGTGACCGGCGTGAACTTCGACTACCGGTACGCGACCGAGGAGATCCCCAGCTTCGTCGGCTCGGAGTTCCAGGACTTCTTCACCGCGACCCTCGCCGGCCCGGACGACTACGAGGAACTCATCACGGTCCTCCCGGACGGGACAGACCTCACCGTGGACAACGTCGTCGACTACGCGAACGTCCCCGGTGGCTCGTCGGAGTCGCCGACCCCGCCGTTCCCGGACCCCGACGACACGAAGTTCAACTCGGTGACGCAACTGTTCGCCGCACAGAACGCCGAGTCGTTCGCGGACATGGGACTGACCGGCGAGACACTGACACTCGAACTACGTCTCGGCGACGGAAGCGACTCGATCTACGACACCGCCGCGTTCGTCGACAATCTCACCTTCGGTGCGCCGTCCGGCGAGGAACCGGGCAGCGAGATCGAAGTCGTGGTCCCGTATCAGGTGGACTTCGTGGAAGGCCCGCCGAACCAACAACTCGGCGAGGACGACGACGACTTCTACGGCCGACAGAACCGGTTGATCCAGTACGCCCACGGGAACAAAGACGGGGTCACGAAGCGTGACACCTACATCAACTCGCTCGACGAGTCAGTCCGGGAGTGTGTCAGCTACGACCCGATCCAGGTGAACGGCGACACCGCGCGCGTCGACTTCACCGTCGCGGACGGCTGTGAACTCGAACTCTCGCTCGTCTCGTACACGCTCCCGAACGAGGAGTTCAGCTTCGAGACGGCCGACGAACAGGAACTCGCCGGGTCGACGACGGACACCTTCGGACCGGGCGACTGGACGATTCAGGTGCCGCTCCCGACCGAGACGCAGGAGGTCGACGACGCGGAGTCGCTCGCCGCCGGTCCCTTCGAGTCGATCTGA